One genomic region from Agelaius phoeniceus isolate bAgePho1 chromosome 23, bAgePho1.hap1, whole genome shotgun sequence encodes:
- the ARHGEF12 gene encoding rho guanine nucleotide exchange factor 12 isoform X3: MRAGVQTGDRIIKVNGTLVTHSNHLEVVKLIKSGSYVALTVQGRPPGSPQIPLADSDVDLAAFGHMSPIMASPHSPGTSGNAERITSPVLMGEENNIVHNQKVEILRKMLQKEQERLQVLQEEYGRTPSTRLLKEIQEAKKHIPQLQEQLCKATGCTQDGVLSSRSVSESLQISEGEAESGDSGSKLDFSGDSPSRPNSDIADSPRSGLKERIYPDESPEKAELQDTDSQCSVGSPLSRVGTQIIGAEDDDFDTEQEQINGQCSCFQNIELLKSRPAHLAVLLHHVVSQFDPAALLCYLYTDLYKQTNSKETRRVFLEFYQFFLDRAANLKVPVPEEISLELDRRRPELLPEELHRQFIQTMQDKVCPEVQRNLEDFRQKRSMGLTLAEGELSRLDAERLRDRNAVEKERSCAEQILAKIEEVLMTSQPLEEDKSSTMQYVILTYMKHLGVKVKEPRNLEQKRGRIGFLPKIKQSIKKEKEGEEKGKRRGFPNILGPPRRPSRHDSSAIGRAMEMQKPRHPKHSPTASSVSPEPPESSKTRQSGSSSDGTDAPYPPANPMSPLAMGPFASPEGSKDSDTGVKQPGEAPPASESMDGTPRTPNNTFEFPSPLENLQEEEGEAERMVDMGTPKPFRKMDSVGFADVQSEDELYDFDMDMDPPNWQQLVSREVLMGLKPYEIKRQEVINELFYTERAHVRTLKVLHNVFYQRVTREGILSSSDKRKIFSNLEDILGLHVALNDQMKSVRKRNETSVIGQIGEDLLSWFSGAAEEKLKLATATFCSNQPFALEVIKSRQKKDSRFQTFVQDAESNPLCRRLQLKDIIPTEMQRLTKYPLLLDNIAKYTELPEEKEKVKKAADHCRQILNHVNQAVKESENKQHLEDYQRRLDLSYLKQSEDPMMDEFRNLDLTKRKMLHEGPLTWKVNRDKTIDLYTLLLEDILVLLQKQDDKLVLKCHSKILASTADSKHTFSPIIKLNTVLVRQVATDNKAFFVISMSATGAHIYELVAQTVSEKNVWQDLIAQMAGTVKMGSSRRVIPLPQSGPGEEEREEEEQQKLKEQHDIPASSLQSPDKDLGLESPLILNPQSSSPIMSEKAKVEGLLGAEGQFEKVQQAELALKDSSGCSSASVPEGQWAQDALRNLGLLKQLLVQQLGLAEKGTLEDRQRLPRFRNVSQEAQSEGGTELQQIPDSESKLQPAAEDRALGRTGEERRGARTAARCAASGDALQLLGPEPPARGALPMDSTNLEGSSSELEGLGAEESGEHFFDAREAHGDENPGESGELLDRKEEEEEEEEEEEEEVQIRISGNYLILDGYGTVQESSTDEEVSALVLQCTSHRQPPLACPQQQQQQPLSPRDTQSDRDSSPFPEELRWAGLEEPCPFLGSPQLPLETRVQLMQYIHNIQDALEKLKEVEEDYSVLRRQGLAGSASTGEHSDKS; encoded by the exons ATGCGGGCTGGAGTGCAGACAGGTGATAGAATTATCAAG gtgAATGGGACTCTGGTAACACACTCGAACCATTTGGAGGTGGTCAAGCTGATCAAGT CGGGTTCCTATGTAGCTCTCACTGTCCAGGGGCGCCCTCCAGGGTCGCCCCAGATCCCCCTGGCGGATTCTGACGTGGATCTGGCAGCTTTTGGGCATATGTCTCCCATCATGGCATCCCCCCACTCGCCTGGCACGTCAGGGAATGCGGAAAGGATCACCAGCCCCGTGCTCATGGGG GAGGAGAATAACATTGTCCACAACCAGAAGGTGGAGATTCTGAGGAAGATGCtccagaaggagcaggagaggctgcag GTCCTGCAGGAGGAGTACGGCCGGACCCCCTCCACCCGCCTGCTCAAGGAGATCCAGGAGGCAAAGAAACAcattccccagctgcaggagcagctctgcaaggcCACGGGCTGCACTCAG GATGGAGTCCTGTCCTCCAGGTCTGTGTCAGAGTCTCTGCAGATCAGCGAGGGCGAGGCAGAGAGTGGGGACAGTGGCAGCAAACTGGATTTCAGTGGTGACAGCCCCTCCAGACCCAACAGTGACATTGCTGAT AGCCCTCGCAGTGGCCTGAAGGAGAGGATTTATCCAGATGAGAGCCCAGAAAAGGCTGAGCTTCAGGACACT GACTCGCAGTGCAGTGTTGGCAGCCCCCTGTCCCGAGTGGGGACGCAGATCATCGGAGCAGAGGATGATGATTTTGACactgagcaggagcag atCAATGGGCAGTGCAGCTGCTTCCAGAACATCGAGCTCCTGAAGTCCCGCCCggctcacctggctgtgctcctgcaccACGTCGTGTCCCAGTTTGACCCTGCAGCACTG CTGTGCTACCTTTACACAGACCTGTACAAACAAACCAACTCCAAAGAGACCCGGCGTGTTTTCCTGGAGTTTTACCAGTTTTTCCTGGACAGAGCTGCA AACCTGAAAGTCCCAGTTCCAGAGGAGATCTCCTTGGAATTAG ACAGGAGaaggccagagctgctccctgaggagctgcaccGCCAGTTCATCCAGACCATGCAGGACAAAGTCTGTCCAGAGGTCCAGAGGAACCTGGAAGATTTCAG GCAGAAGAGGAGCATGGGGCTGACCCTGGCCGAGGGGGAGCTGAGCAGGCTGGACGCAGAGCGGCTCCGCGACCGCAACGCCGTGGAGAAggagaggagctgtgcagagcagatCCTGGCCAAAATCGAGGAGGTCCT GATGACATCTCAGCCTCTGGAGGAAGACAAGAG CTCCACCATGCAATATGTGATCCTCACCTACATGAAACACCTGGGAGTGAAAGTCAAAGAGCCTCGGAACCTGGAGCAGAAGCGGGGCAGGATTGGGTTCCTGCCAAAGATCAAG caaagcatcaagaaagagaaagagggagaggagaaagggaagaggagaggctTCCCCAACATCCTGGGGCCCCCAAGGAGACCGAGCCGACACGACAGCAGCGCAA TTGGCAGGGCCATGGAGATGCAGAAGCCCAGGCACCCCAAGCACTCGCCCACAGCCTCTtctgtgagcccagagccccccgaGTCCAGCAAGACGCGCCAGAGTGGCTCCTCCAGCGACGGCACAGATGCCCCCTACCCCCCTGCCAACCCCATGTCCCCCCTGGCAATGGGgccctttgcctctccagaggGCAGCAAGGACAGTGACACAG GTGTGAAGCAGCCTGGGGAAGCCCCGCCTGCCAGTGAGTCCATGGATGGCACCCCCCGCACTCCCAACAACACCTTTGAGTTCCCATCTCCTCTGGAAaacctgcaggaggaggagggagaggctgagag GATGGTTGACATGGGAACACCGAAGCCTTTTCGCAA GATGGACAGTGTTGGCTTTGCAGATGTGCAGAGTGAGGATGAGCTCTATGACTTTGACATGGACATGGACCCTCCCAACTGGCAGCAGCTTGTGAGCAGGGAGGTGCTGATGGGGCTCAAACCCTACGAAATCAAACGTCAGGAAGTGATAAATG agctgttcTACACGGAGCGAGCCCACGTGCGCACGCTGAAGGTCCTGCACAACGTCTTCTACCAGAGGGTCACCAGGGAGGGCATCCTCAGCTCCAGTGACAAGAGGAAAATCTTCTCCAACCTCGAGGACATCCTTGGGCTGCATG TTGCACTGAACGATCAGATGAAATCTGTCCGGAAAAGGAACGAGACTTCTGTCATTGGCCAAATTGGGGAAGATCTGCTCTCCTGG TTTAgtggagcagcagaggagaagcTGAAACTTGCCACTGCCACCTTCTGCAGCAACCAGCCCTTTGCTCTGGAGGTCATCAAGTCCCGCCAGAAGAAGGACTCGCGCTTCCAGACCTTCGTGCAG GATGCTGAGAGCAATCCCCTGTGCCGGCGGCTGCAGCTGAAGGATATCATCCCCACAGAGATGCAGAGGTTGACTAAATACCCCCTTCTGCTGGATAACATTGCTAAATACACAG agctgcctgaggagaaggagaaggtcAAGAAAGCAGCAGATCACTGTCGCCAGATCCTCAACCACGTGAACCAGGCTGTCAAAGAGTCAGAGAACAAACAG cacctggaggaTTATCAGCGGAGACTCGACCTCTCCTACTTGAAGCAGTCAGAGGATCCCATGATGGACGAGTTCAGG AACCTGGATctaacaaagagaaaaatgctcCATGAGGGGCCCTTGACCTGGAAGGTGAATCGTGACAAAACCATCG ATCTGTAcactctgctgctggaggacatcctggtgctgctgcagaaacaaGATGACAAACTGGTGCTGAAGTGCCACAGCAAGATCCTGGCATCCACAGCTGACAGCAAACACACCTTCAGCCCCATCATCAAACTCAACACTGTGCTGGTTCGCCAGGTGGCCACAG atAACAAAGCTTTCTTCGTCATCTCCATGTCGGCGACGGGGGCTCACATCTACGAGCTGGTGGCACAGACTGTCTCAGAGAAGAATGT ctggcaggacCTTATAGCTCAGATGGCAGGAACTGTGAAGATGGGGAGCAGCAGAAGGGTGATCCCACTGCCTCAGTCAGGCCCTGGCGA agaggagcgtgaggaagaggagcagcagaagctCAAGGAGCAGCATGACattcctgccagcagcctgcagagtCCAG ATAAAGATTTGGGCCTGGAGTCTCCCTTGATCCTGAACCCTCAGTCCTCCTCGCCCATCATGTCTGAGAAGGCCAAGgtggaggggctgctgggggcagaggggcagttTGAGAAGGTGCAGCAGGCGGAGCTGGCCCTGAAGGactcctctggctgcagctcagcctcgGTGCCAGAGGGGCAGTGGGCACAGGATGCCCTGAGGAACT TGGGGCTGctgaagcagctcctggtgcagcaGCTGGGCCTGGCTGAGAAGGGGACCCTGGAGGACAGACAGCGCCTGCCCAGGTTCAGGAACGTGTCCCAGGAAGCCCAGAGCGAGGGTGGCACTGAACTGCAGCAAATCCCAGATTCTGAGAGCAAATTGCAGCCGGCTGCAGAGGACAGAGCCCTCGGCAGAACTGGGGAGGAGAGGCGCGGCGCCCGGACTGCAGCGCGGTGCGCGGCCTCGGGGGacgccctgcagctgctgggccccgagccccctgccaggggcgctttgcccatggacagcacgaacctggagggctccagctcggagctggaggggctgggggctgaggaGAGCGGGGAGCATTTCTTTGATGCTCGGGAAGCTCACGGCGACGAGAACCCCGGCGAGAGCGGCGAGCTGCTGgacaggaaggaggaggaggaggaggaggaggaagaggaggaggaggaggtgcaAATTCGGATCTCAG